The proteins below are encoded in one region of Fibrobacter sp. UWR2:
- the truB gene encoding tRNA pseudouridine(55) synthase TruB, with protein sequence MAPSGFILLDKVAGETSFKALFPLKRVFSTKRVGHAGTLDLRASGLIIAATGRATRLLPYVEAKDKCYTFRLHLGYETDTLEWDGDVVEQGNALVINRAALEAILPQFTGDIDQVPPRYCAVKIDGRRASDWAERGKDFEMKPRRIHIESLKVVGEGDKTEGCSGKEFATFDIECVCSKGTYVRALGRDIAHALGTCGCVSQIRRHRIGKVSVESAVRGEDLTREHLKSVEQVLDFPVVKLDEDQMAVIRKGNWVLWREPVEGAEKQQGRGDDCERLVFAADANGNVLSVCRYEPGRICPKIYLGEDE encoded by the coding sequence TTGGCTCCCTCGGGATTCATCCTGCTGGACAAAGTTGCTGGCGAAACATCGTTCAAGGCCCTTTTCCCGTTGAAAAGGGTCTTTTCTACTAAGCGTGTGGGGCATGCCGGGACGCTCGACCTGCGTGCGTCGGGCCTGATTATCGCTGCCACCGGGCGTGCGACACGCCTGTTGCCTTACGTGGAGGCGAAGGACAAGTGCTACACGTTCCGCCTGCATCTAGGTTACGAGACCGACACGCTCGAATGGGATGGGGATGTCGTGGAGCAGGGGAACGCGCTCGTAATAAATCGCGCCGCCCTTGAGGCAATTCTCCCGCAGTTTACGGGTGACATCGACCAGGTTCCGCCACGCTATTGCGCGGTGAAGATTGACGGCCGTCGCGCGAGCGACTGGGCCGAGCGCGGGAAGGATTTCGAGATGAAGCCGCGCCGCATCCACATTGAATCGCTCAAGGTCGTGGGCGAGGGCGATAAGACTGAAGGCTGCTCTGGCAAGGAATTCGCGACATTCGATATCGAGTGCGTGTGCAGCAAGGGAACCTACGTGCGTGCGCTCGGGCGCGACATTGCGCATGCGCTCGGGACCTGCGGGTGCGTCTCGCAGATTCGCCGCCACCGCATCGGGAAGGTCTCCGTGGAATCCGCTGTGCGCGGGGAAGACTTGACCCGCGAACACTTGAAATCTGTGGAGCAGGTGCTTGATTTTCCGGTCGTGAAACTCGATGAGGACCAGATGGCAGTTATCCGCAAGGGCAATTGGGTCCTGTGGCGCGAGCCCGTGGAAGGTGCCGAAAAACAGCAGGGCCGTGGCGACGACTGCGAAAGGCTCGTGTTCGCCGCCGATGCAAATGGCAACGTGCTGAGCGTGTGCCGCTACGAACCGGGCCGCATCTGCCCGAAGATATATCTAGGGGAAGATGAGTAA
- the rbfA gene encoding 30S ribosome-binding factor RbfA, whose protein sequence is MSRRTDRLGEQFREEIGKLLQKGLKDPRVSSLSSITRVTITEDLSYAKVLVSVMGSDKEKRDSLIGLNNSAGYIRGVLGKALKIRKIPELNFVLDENLEHAMHIEEILAELKQKGEL, encoded by the coding sequence ATGAGTCGTAGGACAGACAGACTGGGCGAACAGTTCCGCGAAGAGATCGGCAAGCTCCTGCAGAAGGGGCTTAAGGATCCTCGCGTGAGCAGCCTTTCGAGCATTACGCGCGTGACGATTACTGAAGACCTGAGCTATGCGAAGGTGCTCGTGTCCGTGATGGGTTCGGACAAGGAAAAGCGCGATTCCCTGATTGGCCTCAACAATTCCGCAGGCTATATCCGTGGGGTTCTTGGCAAGGCGCTCAAGATTCGCAAGATTCCCGAACTGAACTTCGTGCTGGATGAAAATCTGGAACACGCTATGCACATCGAGGAAATCCTCGCCGAACTGAAGCAGAAAGGGGAACTCTAG